The stretch of DNA GGACCGTCACGCCGCGCAGCTCCAGCGCCGAGATGACCTCCACCAGGGTGTGGGCGCCGGTGGCATCGAGCATCCGCACCTGCGAGAGCCGGATGATGGCCACCTGGATGTCCTGGACCTTGCTGATTTCCTGCAGCACGCGTTCAGCGGCGCCGAAGAACATCGCGCCGTCCAGCCGGAAGATGGCGATGTGCTCATCCCCGGGAACGCGCACCCCGTTGATCTCCTCGCGCTGCACGCCGCTGAGTGAGGCGAACTTCCGCAGCGTGAAGACGGCCGCGGCGACAAGTCCGATCTCGATGGCGACAATCAGGTCGAAGGCCACGGTGATGAGGGCGGTCAGGACAAACACGAAGGCGTCGGCGCGGGTGGAACGCATGATGGCGGTCACCGCGTGCTTGGAGACCATACGCGTCGCCGTGACCATCAGGATGCCGCCCAGGACCGCCAGCGGGATCCTCCCGACCAGTCCGGCCGCCAGATAGATGATGGCCAGCAGCACGACGGCGTGAACGATCGCGGAGAGCCGGGTTTTCGCGCCGGAACGGACGTTGACGGCCGTCCGGGCAATGGCGCCGGTGGCGGGCATCCCGCCGAAGAACCCGGCCGCAATGGAGGCCAGGCCCTGGCCGGTGAGCTCGCGGTCCGGGCTGTAGGCTCCGGTGGGCCGCCCGTCCGGGCCGGCCATCCCGGCGGCCACCCGGGCCGAGAGCAGCGATTCGATGGCCGCCAGCGTGGCGATGGAGACCGCGGGCATAAGCAGCCCTCCCAGTACGGAGGGATCAAGGGAGGGCATGGAGGGCGCGCGCAGCGAATGCGGCAGGGCGCCGATCCGCGGGATGTCCAGCTGCAGCAGTTCCGCCGCCACGGTGGCCAGCAGCACCGCGATCAGGCTTGCCGGCAGCGCCTTGTGCAGCTTCGGGAGCAGGAACATCGCCGCGGCGACGCCCACCACCACGCCCAGGGTCTGCAGGACCATGGGGAAACTGGCCCGGGAGGCGCTGTCGATGGCCCCCAGCAGGGTGTTCTCGCCCGGCGTGCCCGCGGTTCCGGTGGCCATCGGAACCTGCTGGAGGAAGATGATCGCGGCGATGCCGAGGGTGAAGCCTTCCACCACCGGCCAGGGGATGAAGGCAACGGCCCGGCCCAGCCCGCTGATGCCCAGCACGCAGACCAGCAGGCCGGCCATGACGGAGACCAGCGCGATGCTGCCGACGCCATGGCTGGCGACCACCGGGGCCAGGACCACGACCATGGCGCCGGTGGGGCCGGAGACCTGCACGTGCGAGCCGCCCATGACGGCGGCCACCAGACCGGCCACCACTGCCGTGATCAGCCCGGCCTCGGCGCCCACTCCGGAGCTGACGCCGAAGGCGAGCGCCAGCGGCAGAGCCACGATGCCCACCGTGATGCCGGCCAACAGGTCCGTCTTCCAGGATGTGCGCAGGCCGTCGTAGTCGTGGCGGGACGGCAGGAAGGTCCGGAGCGAGAACTTCCAGCCCGGCGCGGACTTTACCGTGCTCATGATGCCGATCCGTATGCGTTGGGTGTGGGCGTTGGAGGGGTGCCGGCCTGCGGCCCAGGTGCCCGGGATGCGTTGGCCTGCGAAGCCGTCAGGTGTGCGCCGGGCAGCTCCTGCGCGAGCCGCAGCTGCTCGTTGGAATCGGCCAGGCTGTCCAGGAGGAAGATCCTTGCAATGCTCAGCAGTTCCGAAATCATGGGATGGGCCAGCCGGTAGGTGACCGCATTCGCGGACCGGACCGACGTGACCACCCCGTGCCGGCGGAGAGTGGCCAGATGCTGGGACAGATGGGAGGCCTCAAGGCCGGTCTCGGCCAGGAGGTAGCTGACCGGCGCGGCGCCGTCCGGGGCGGCGGCCAGCAGTTCCAGCACCCGGATCCGGGCAGGGTGGGCGAGGGCCTTGAAAAGGTTCGCCTTGATCTCGTACAAGGGGGTCTGCGCCGCGGAAATCATGGCTGGCCTGGGCTCTCTATACGCCGTAGCCGCGGACGGACCACGACTGAATTGATGAATTGATGTTTTCATCATACCGCTTTCCGGGGCGGAGGGCCACGGACGGCGGCCACGGACGCGTGCCGCTGACCCTGAGGAACTAGGCTGGATCCATGACTATTAATCCGGATCTGCAGGGGCGCAGCTACCCTGCCGCAGAGGTGTACGACGTCGGCCGCGAGAAGATCCGCGAGTTCGCCCGCGCGGTCAAGGCCACCCACCCCGCCCACTTCGACGTCGATGCCGCCAAGGCCCTGGGGCACAGCGACCTCGTGGCGCCGCCCACTTTCGCCATCATCGTGGCCCAGCGCGCCGACGCGCAGCTGATCGAGGATCCGGAATCCGGCATCGACTTCTCCCGCGTGGTGCATGCCGACCAGCGGTTCAGCCATCACCGCCCGATCGTGGCCGGGGACCGGCTGGTCGCCGAACTGCACGTCGACGGCGTGCGCACCATGGGCGGCGGGGCCATGATCACCACCCGCTCGGAGATCTCTGCCATCGCGGCAGACGGATCCCACGCGGCCGTCGCCACCACCACCTCATCCATCCTGGTCCGCGGAGAGGGACAGTAGCCATGAGCATCAACATCGCAGAACTCACGGTCGGCCAGGACATCGGCAGCCGCAGCATCGAGGTCACCCGCACGGACCTGGTGAAGTACGCCGGCGCATCCGGGGACTTCAACCCCATCCATTGGAACGAGGCCTTCGCGACCGGCGTGGGACTGCCGGGCGTTATCGCGCACGGCATGTTCACCATGGGGGCGGCCGTCCAGCTGGTGACCGACTGGGCGGGCGACCCTGCCGCCGTCGTCGACTTCCAGACCCGCTTCACCAAGCCCGTCCCGGTGGCCGACACCACGGGAACCCTGGAACCCGGCGCCGTGATCGAGGTCAGCGGCGCCATCGGAGCGCTCGACGCCGAGGCAGGTACGGCCCGGGTTGACCTCACCGTCGTTGCCGGGGGCCAGAAGGTCCTGGTGAAGGCCCAGGCCGTCGTCAGGCTGGGCTGAGCGCCATGGGCCTGCAGTGAGCGGACGCGCTGTCCAGAGCGCCGAGGTCACGGCCTGGCGCAACGCCGTGGTGGCCGCCTACGCGTTCAGCGGCCTTGCGTTCGCCAGCTGGGTGTCCCGGCTGCCGGCCATCCGCAACGGACTCGACCTCACCCCGGGCACCGTCGGACTGCTGCTGCTCTGCATGACCGTGGGCTCCTTCATCTCGGTCTCCGTCTCCGGCCTGATCGTGCTGCGCTTCGGCTCCCTGCGGACCATCCGGATCGGCAGCATCATGGTCGGTTGCGGACTGGTCCTGGCCGGCTTCGGCACCTCGGTCCTGGCGAACCCGCTGGCGGTCGCCGCGGGCCTGGCCGTCATCGGCCTGGGCACCGCCAGCTGGAACACCGCCTCCAACATGGAGGGCGCCGCGGTGGAACGGGCCGTGCGCCGGCACATCATGCCCAGGCTGCACGGTGCCTTCAGCATCGGCACCGTCGCGGGAGCCGGGCTGGGCGCCTGGGCCGCCGGTACCGGGATCCCGGTCTTCTGGCATCTCGCGGTGGTGGGCGCGCTCGTGGCCGGCTCGGTGGCCACGGCCGCCCGCTGGTTCCGCGCCGACATCACGCCGCTGCGGGAGCAGGGCTTCACACCGGCCAAACCCGATACCTTTGAGGACCCTTCCACCGGCCCGCTGCCCATCATCCGGCCCGAGACCGGGAAGCCGGAAGAACCGCTGGACAACAAGCGCCAGATCGCCCAGGCCTGGCGTGACCGCCGGACCCTGCTGCTCGGGGTGCTGGTGCTCGGGCTTGCCCTGGCCGAAGGCGCGGCCGGGGACTGGGTGGCACTCGCGCTCGCGGACGGCCATGGCCAGACTGAAGCCGCCGGGGCCGCAGGCTACGGGCTCTTCGTCACGTTCATGACGGTGGGCCGCTTCGCCGGAACCGTGCTGCTGGACCGCTTCGGCCGCGTTCCCATGCTGCGCTGGTGCGCCGCCTTCGCGGTCCTGGGCCTGGGCCTGTTCGTCTTCGCCCCCGTTCCGTGGCTGGCCTATGTTGCCCTCGCCGTCTGGGGCCTTGGCGCGTCGCTGGGGTTCCCGGTGGGCATGTCCGCCGCCGCTGACGATCCCGCGAAGGCCGCCGCACGCGTTTCCGTGGTCTCCACGATCGGCTACGGTGCGTTCCTCTGCGGGCCGCCGTTGCTGGGCCTGCTGGCGGAACATGTGGGCATCCTGCACTCGCTGCTGGCCGTCATGGTGATGCTGGTGGCCAGCTTCCTGCTCTCCCCGGTGGCCCGCAAGCCCGCCTGACGGCTGCCGGCTCCGCAGAGTCCGCTTAATAGGGAGGCGTGCGCGATCCCGGCTAGGCTGGTCAGGTGACCCAGA from Arthrobacter sp. PAMC25564 encodes:
- a CDS encoding MFS transporter yields the protein MSGRAVQSAEVTAWRNAVVAAYAFSGLAFASWVSRLPAIRNGLDLTPGTVGLLLLCMTVGSFISVSVSGLIVLRFGSLRTIRIGSIMVGCGLVLAGFGTSVLANPLAVAAGLAVIGLGTASWNTASNMEGAAVERAVRRHIMPRLHGAFSIGTVAGAGLGAWAAGTGIPVFWHLAVVGALVAGSVATAARWFRADITPLREQGFTPAKPDTFEDPSTGPLPIIRPETGKPEEPLDNKRQIAQAWRDRRTLLLGVLVLGLALAEGAAGDWVALALADGHGQTEAAGAAGYGLFVTFMTVGRFAGTVLLDRFGRVPMLRWCAAFAVLGLGLFVFAPVPWLAYVALAVWGLGASLGFPVGMSAAADDPAKAAARVSVVSTIGYGAFLCGPPLLGLLAEHVGILHSLLAVMVMLVASFLLSPVARKPA
- a CDS encoding MaoC family dehydratase N-terminal domain-containing protein, which translates into the protein MTINPDLQGRSYPAAEVYDVGREKIREFARAVKATHPAHFDVDAAKALGHSDLVAPPTFAIIVAQRADAQLIEDPESGIDFSRVVHADQRFSHHRPIVAGDRLVAELHVDGVRTMGGGAMITTRSEISAIAADGSHAAVATTTSSILVRGEGQ
- a CDS encoding metalloregulator ArsR/SmtB family transcription factor, producing MISAAQTPLYEIKANLFKALAHPARIRVLELLAAAPDGAAPVSYLLAETGLEASHLSQHLATLRRHGVVTSVRSANAVTYRLAHPMISELLSIARIFLLDSLADSNEQLRLAQELPGAHLTASQANASRAPGPQAGTPPTPTPNAYGSAS
- a CDS encoding MaoC family dehydratase — translated: MSINIAELTVGQDIGSRSIEVTRTDLVKYAGASGDFNPIHWNEAFATGVGLPGVIAHGMFTMGAAVQLVTDWAGDPAAVVDFQTRFTKPVPVADTTGTLEPGAVIEVSGAIGALDAEAGTARVDLTVVAGGQKVLVKAQAVVRLG
- a CDS encoding SulP family inorganic anion transporter, whose protein sequence is MSTVKSAPGWKFSLRTFLPSRHDYDGLRTSWKTDLLAGITVGIVALPLALAFGVSSGVGAEAGLITAVVAGLVAAVMGGSHVQVSGPTGAMVVVLAPVVASHGVGSIALVSVMAGLLVCVLGISGLGRAVAFIPWPVVEGFTLGIAAIIFLQQVPMATGTAGTPGENTLLGAIDSASRASFPMVLQTLGVVVGVAAAMFLLPKLHKALPASLIAVLLATVAAELLQLDIPRIGALPHSLRAPSMPSLDPSVLGGLLMPAVSIATLAAIESLLSARVAAGMAGPDGRPTGAYSPDRELTGQGLASIAAGFFGGMPATGAIARTAVNVRSGAKTRLSAIVHAVVLLAIIYLAAGLVGRIPLAVLGGILMVTATRMVSKHAVTAIMRSTRADAFVFVLTALITVAFDLIVAIEIGLVAAAVFTLRKFASLSGVQREEINGVRVPGDEHIAIFRLDGAMFFGAAERVLQEISKVQDIQVAIIRLSQVRMLDATGAHTLVEVISALELRGVTVLLKGVQPQHLELVTNVGVIRSLRHHKHLFTTLPAAVEHARSHVRRNAGASA